The genomic window CCACGGTTTCGACCACCTCGGTCACATCCTTATAGGCAGCGGGCATCTCTTCAGCCAACGTTTCTTTGCTGGCAGCGCGGACCAGAATGCCCTGACCAGCCAGTTCTCGATCCAGCGAGCGGCCTTTAGCGCAGCGGGCGGCCTGTGTCCGGCTCATCACCCGGCCGGCGCCGTGGCAGGAAGAGCCGAATGACTCAACCATCGCTCTCTGTGTACCCAGCAGGACATATGAACAACGGCCCATATCGCCAGGGATTAGCACCGGTTGACCGATGGAACTATAGGCTTGCGGCACTTGCGGGTGATGGGGCGCAAAGGCGCGGGTCGCGCCTTTGCGATGAACGCAAACCAACTTTTCAACCCCATTCACCTCATGTCTTTCCATTTTGGCGATATTATGCGCCACTTCATAAACCACCCGCATCGCCTGGCCGGCGCCGTTGATAGCCATGCCTTTTTGCAGCGCTTGCCGCGCCCAATGGGTGATCATCTGACGATTGGCAAAAGCAAAATTGACCGCAGCAGCCATAGCTGCCAGATAGTGTTGGCCTTCTTCCGAACGGATCGGCGCACAACAGAGCTGCCGGTCCGGCAGTTCAATGCCGTATTTGCGGGTAGCCGGCAGCATGATCTTGATCGCATCGTCGCACACCTGATGGCCGAGGCCGCGGGAACCGGTATGGATGGTGACCGTCACCCGATCCTTATCCAGACCCAGCAAAGCCGCCGCGGTCTCATCATACACCTGCTGCACCACGCCGATTTCAACAAAATGATTTCCCGAACCCAATGTGCCCAACTGCTGACGGCCTCGTTCCCGGGCGCGCTCGCTGACTGCCTCAGGATTCGCACCGGCCATGACACCATTCTCCTCGATCTTGTCCAGATCCTCACTGTATCCATAGCCGTTCTCCACCGCCCACTGTGCGCCCTTTTCGAGCACACTTTTTTCCTGCTGCCGGCTCAATTTGATCACTCCGGTGGAGCCGACGCCGCTG from bacterium includes these protein-coding regions:
- a CDS encoding RtcB family protein → MSAMAEPLIQLCDYLYEIPQQGRMRVPARIYASSKMIPDILKDHAAEQAAQVAWLPGILSYSLAMPDIHWGYGFPIGGVAAFDLDEGVISPGGVGYDINCGVRLLVTDLTRKEIMPRLPQLLDQFYRQIPSGVGSTGVIKLSRQQEKSVLEKGAQWAVENGYGYSEDLDKIEENGVMAGANPEAVSERARERGRQQLGTLGSGNHFVEIGVVQQVYDETAAALLGLDKDRVTVTIHTGSRGLGHQVCDDAIKIMLPATRKYGIELPDRQLCCAPIRSEEGQHYLAAMAAAVNFAFANRQMITHWARQALQKGMAINGAGQAMRVVYEVAHNIAKMERHEVNGVEKLVCVHRKGATRAFAPHHPQVPQAYSSIGQPVLIPGDMGRCSYVLLGTQRAMVESFGSSCHGAGRVMSRTQAARCAKGRSLDRELAGQGILVRAASKETLAEEMPAAYKDVTEVVETVAAAGLAAKVVKLKPLAVIKG